In Plodia interpunctella isolate USDA-ARS_2022_Savannah chromosome 8, ilPloInte3.2, whole genome shotgun sequence, the DNA window AAATCCATTTATGACAATTAAATAGTCCCAAACAAGTCAGTGGCCGATCAAGCTCTAGAAGCACATCGCTATGATTAATATATTCCTTTTATTCAACTTGATTTtagatgaatttaaaatataatttgtgcgATCCGGTCACCCCGTTTTCTTATTGccaaaagaaattaaacatacaataataaaaaaatattaattacgagaCATtcatgatataatatttatggcaAACATGgtcttcaattttaatttctagtttaatatttatgaaatagtaCTTAGTAGATACATTTAAAACCCAGAACCTATAGATAACTGACGGAGACgctgataaatttattatacgtaCCAATGTACGTGTATTAAAAGTagtcaaaacattttgtttgctTCGATAAATagaagatttttaataaacctcAATAaccaataacaaaataataaatagtttacttatttgtataatattcgCAATAAACAGCaacaatttattgatatgaCGAAATTATATAGAAAGTATAGTATAATCTGATGactctataataataaacatgttCATAACATGTATTAGCTTAATATACAGTTTGCAGATCTATTCTAAGTGTAACCTAATactaatatcatttattttagattttaaatatacttatgtacaAGTTATGACggttcattaaaaattaattgacgTTAAtagtgaatataaaataatgagtcGACACCGAATTCTAAATTAAGTAATCAACTATTTCCATCACTTGTTCCATGGATTAGACCCTCATGACATCACCTAGGTATAAATGTTAACAAAgtgaaaacataaatttatgttttcactttgttaacattttatttaaattagaccAAAATTATGAATTCATGTTTAAGGGTTAAGTAAATGTCGAATAACTATTTCTcataagaataatataaaactagttATTGCCCGCAGCTCCACCCGTGGTAATATTTGTTTGACCTcacatttatcaaaatcgaccCAGCGGTTTACCCGTTTACctgtgaaagcgtgacagacacacatgactttcgcatttatagtataaCTATTCGCTTCCTGAGAACAAGCAACGCGCGAGGTTCAATCGCCGAATCCAAGTTTCGATAAGTTTATATTCGCCTTTGAGAAGATTGATCCATCATATTAtgatttcgaaaattttatCTGATAAAATGTGGCCATCCAAATCATAAGGGACCTTATGGtgcccggcacttacgccattattgccgttgttttgtattcgaacacagaccatttattaaaacaacggaaataaagacctaagtgccaggcgccataaggtcccttttgatttggatttagtcacaaattatgttttttattattattaagactGACTTCCAACTTGAGTGGGTTTACGGCCAGTATTTTCCGAAAAAGTTTGACGACAACTCATCTATTAGTTGGGGTTTTGCCGGACTTGAAAATACTGGGTGTATACACGTGTTAATGATGTCAATTCATTTCATCCCTCAGGTTCCCAAACCTTAGGTATACTAAGCTTAAAATGATCAGATAACTtcgtaatgttttttttccaataaatattttctatttaattttctccTTATTTTTACATCCTATTATCCTATACGtcaattatgttaataaattgtatcatGTAAAAGTAACAATCACATCAAATGTAATATTCTTCcccatatttaatatttacacttaTAGCGAAATACGAAAGCACTTACTCACTAGACACTTACACCTACTATAATTAACAAGATTTGGTGTTACCtgtttgtaagttttaatGCAGATAATTATCACAGTAAAATAAGAGCCGGCTTTAAATACCTATCGAATAGAAAAAGGTATATAGAAAAATTGATCAGCTGGACGCAGCTAACTAATCACATTGCGGCGGCGTAAACCTGATCGAAAACGTACACTACACATATGAACAATTTTACTATCCTGAAAAGTACATTCTAAATTAGAAATCACTGAACAAAAATGGTGTATCAAAAGCCGGTGCACACCGACATGCGTTTGCGTTCGCACGCGTgtacttttttgtatgaaattgtgATGGATACGAACGTTAAACTTTTAAACAATACAAACGCTCGCGTACTCTTCTTCTTTTTGTGCACCGTCCTTTGTTTTCGTATTGTATGACGTATGACCTAACCAGATTGTGACGTAATAATTGATGTCTGGCACACAACCTATGTTTTACTGAATTACAAATGTGCATGTGTTTAAAACACTAAGATAAAGTTGGGTCAAAGTAGGTCATCAAATGAATATAGTTTCATTTAGTTCATATTGGTACGAATAACTGACGGAGACgctgataaatttattatacgtaTCAATGTACgtgtatttttacataattatataatcgtATACCGCAGTAAAGCATGTGGCAAAACTGAGGCATggcgtattaaaatttatctatacatactaTCGTACCGAATACCGCttcagaaatatataaataaataatcaatcaatagatataaaactcttcagtcactgagtgactgacagacaatgtacagccgaaactaatgggcgtaggaagctggaatttggcatgtaggttccccGGGGCGTGTGTGGTATGTTAGGTAAgaggaagaagaaaatataataatgcattatctattttttgaaaattatctcTAGGGGAATGATGAAGGGGTGAAAATTTACttgaaacttaattatttttgaagagaaacccgtaaaatgtttgatttacgtttgtggttaataaaaaaacgggACGTAATACGTCGTCGTGGACGCGTCGCGTTGCAGACAGCGCGAGTGGGTGACGGAGCAGGAAATGGGacggagacacgtagtggaaAATGGGCGAGGCAAGTAGTTGGAAATGGGGCGGGATACACTGCGAAAACGTGATGggacaatatgtaggaaacggtatgGGATCCCTACATAGAacgaagcgggattggacaagttgcCAGACGAGACATGTGCgggaaacaaaaaatttaactaaagatgagtaaaaatacgaatttgaatcatatatttttaccagtcttacagaatacgcgttaaaagaatgaccgagattttactacgAAATTCaagcaggcgaagccgcgggcgaaaTCTAGTATTCTATATTATGTAGCGTAAAGAGCAAGTAAAATCTAGAGTTAAAGTAGTAAAAGTATCCTTTTTATTATCCTTGACGTACATCACAATTAGGTAAGTGCTGTTGTCATACTTACTATAATCCTTACTACCCACTTAATGTGTAAGGGAACAATGTGCAACAATGCGAACAAAAATTTCACACTGCGTCCTTGAGTTTTTCTATATTCACAAAAACGATGacctattgttttttttattaaaactttatcatGTGCCCTGCTACATACTctttactataataatacaaaattacatacatgtacTTAACATATGACGACATAGACACCAACTTATGTTATACTTAGTATGAAACGAAATATGACAATAAACAGTAatcattttatgtaatatatatagattccTGTTATAGTTGCCTTATAAAGCTTTATTGACTAATGCTACAGTTGataccatacaaaaataaaattgtctgggacaatattaagtttttatgatagatattaaaatcttTCTAATTAACTTTGGAGGTACATAGAACAGCCTTTCGTTAAATATTCACATCTGATTGGTTTACCTTCTATATGTCAATTAGGCCGCCATTCCCTTGGCCCGACTTAACGTTGTCCAGTATTTTGTTGACGAATTCAGATGTCTTACCAGCTATTTTAACCtctggaataaaaataaaaattattaacactCAATccagaaacaaaattataaattcattcaatCCAATATCATAATAACTAATATCTGAATCTCACCTGTAGCTGTAgtgactatattttgtaaatgtgcAGACCAGTCTACATTATTCTGAGGATTTGTCACTCTATTTCCCAATAGTtgcttcattttatttatgccgCTTAGCAGACGTTCtggaaatataattgtttacacataaataaataattaatctaaaaccttagaaaatattttccaaagaTTGAGGTGGGACTATGTTGGACACATTGTGTTGATatcttttaaacaaataaacttactgtGCTCTTGCTGCAGTCcgtatagttttaatttattagccTCATGCTGtgcttttttctttaaacGACAGGCGCGAGATGCCAGTTTATTCTTTTCCTTCCTTGTCTTTGGCCGGATGTTGAATGGTAGTTCGCTCACTGGAATCATGTCGTTAATCACTTTGCCCAAATTGTCCAACTCCTTTCCAATCAAATACAACTTCCTTGGATTTGGTGTAAGATCATTTCCATCCCCTTTTCTGGCCTTTCCACTGTAACACAGAATAAAGATTTATgtgctaaatattttttttttaattatcagaTTTTGAAAACAACATCTTCTTGAATGAAACCTTGATTTCTTTCATGTTCGACAATGGTAATGAAGATTATTATGTGAAATGAAGATTTTCCAGACAGagaatgaaatttaaatatgtgttatttttactagTGTTTGCTACTccaaaataatgaaagtaaatattatgagtattattttgtaaatgtcattatttttatgatcaaCATGCACAAATATCAGTTCTTACAAGTttgttgatataatttttaaaatattttgatacacATTACCTGTGTTTAATGCCTCTGACACTGCAATTAGGACTAAAAACTGGATCTGTGACTGAATTTAAAACATGTGGATCTTCTGATTTCTTCTGCAAAACTAATCTCTGCCCTTTCGGCCCTTTGGCTTGGACGTTATATTGCCAgaaaaatttttcttttttggcgGCGTTACGCGCTTGCTTCGATTCCGATTCGTCATTTGAttctgaattaaatttaagaaatattctatttaagtacttatcaCAGATACATATGTTTtggaaataacaaataataaatatggtcGATAGCTAAAAAACCTgtgtaaaaaacatacaaagtatttattactCCACTCGTTTTCTTGTTTACGTCAAAGAACATAAggaaaacaattataaaatagtaatagaAATTGTGGGTTTTCCAAaggtaaatatttagtatGAGACCAGTGTGTCTcacatttgtttatattagcTACACAGTTTTGTTGATCTGTCTGCTGGTGATTTTTgcacataaaaacaaaattatcctactaatattatcaatgcgaatgtttgttactctttcacgcaaaacctactggacgattgttttttttttttaatctattttttgttgagaggacgattgttatgaaattttgtaaatgggTAGGAAggatataacctagaataacacatagggtaatttttaaaaatagggtaattttcaaaattcccacaggagcgaagccctgggatGCAGCTAGTATTTCATAGTTGTGATTAAATTGTTGCAAAGTATGTGTGATTCAGCACTACAATACTACCACTTCATAGATGTCGAGGGGACTAAGGGACACGTAGATTTGTCAACTGTcaggcaacaatagtattcccaagggTTGTTGTCACTTAGGttgctggttgtaaaatcacagccgaaactgaaaaattgtaaggttatattttttacgctaaccccAAGCCACACGGCGTCTCAGTatcagcagcagcagcagcagcaaaagatgagaaagaaattatattgttacaaaCCATCAGATGAGAGATCTTCATATCTATCACTATCTTCATCTGACTCCACATCTCTGTCATCTTCATCCTGTGAGAAGTCGCCTGTAACAGGGCTCAGCAGACCACCAGAGAGAGACGATGCTGAACCAGCTTCAGCAAGTGAACTGGTTGATAATAAATGCTTGCGTGGCTCCCTGCGTTGCCAAATCtggaaattttttttttttctaaatttattgtgatttatctttttaatttgccGTTGACTATAAGATTATAGGGGAAAAATATGCTGTTGCAGATGTATCAATCCtgtatcaattttaatttatgtacttatttatagcaCAAGAaacttattacaaacaaacaatttttaagaaaGAAACTGTTGGAAAGGAttaagtaaattgtaaatgtttcataataattatgcaaTATGTTGAAACTCTTTATTTACTTGTTCAGTTATGTTGCTTGATACGATGATACAAAAAAGAAGTTTACAAATCACAAATCCGACTAGGTCCAGAGATTAAagtgtatatacatataaacatacttatattcattttaagtAGAGAGTGAAGACACTTTTTGTACTGTACAAAATCAGAGGTGAACTCAttccaataaattttgttggaCACTAacattacctatataaaatattatctaaatacctatacataatACATGTCATATTTACCTCcacattcatttattcatgCAGTATGAACACTGTGTTGTATTCAACATGTAGtagctaattaattttattcaatccaAAAAGTACATAACAGTAGGCTACGAAATCAATTaccaataaacattataattttcctGCTTGAACCTGTCACTATCACTTAATCCAAGTAACATGAGAAATACCTTAAATGTCAAATATCAATTGTTCCTTAAAATTATCATGTAATTACTTACCTGTTCCATAGTAAGATGTGTCGGGGCTGATGATGACAGCTGTGCTTGTTGAGGTTTGATGCTTGAGGGAAATGGTGGCAACACTGTTGATGCAGGCACTGACTGCCCCAAAGCAATCTCTCCTCCATAGCCATCCAAACGCATTAGCAGCTCAGGCAGCTGATTCACAGGCTGTGCAAAACTAGAAGATGCTGAGCTATGCTGACTGGAAGGTGAAAAAGCAAGTTGTGCTCGGCTATATGGGCTGCAAGGACTCTCAGCGACCATTGGGTTTGATAGTTGTATGGTATTGTGGTGAGATCCGCTCATGACACCACCAATCTGCACGCAGTACCCATTTTCCTCTGGCAAcaacaaatcttcaaaattcaaGTCTTCTAGCAATGTGTCTGGATTTGCATTCAATTCTGCAAGAGTTGGACCTGATATTAGGTCTGCTTTATCTACTTGaaatatatcatcatcatccattttattcaaaatttccatttttgaattttcagAGTCAAAAGCTAATTTGTTGTATTGCATTGTTGGTACATTGTGGAAGGAACCGGCCAAGGAGTCCTGTAGACATAAATCTAGATCACAACTGAAGTCACCGAGGTCGGTACGGCGCTGAGGAATGGGTACCGATGCGGACATCGGACCTAACTCGAAGGGAGGGAGTGACTCCTGTTTTATCTCCACACCAGGCTCTAGAAGAAATTCATGTGTGTAAATAGAATCGGACATTGCACGTGTTTGTGTTAAGTGACCTTGGCAAATAATCGTCTCGTTGATAGAGACTGGCGCACGCGTCTTACGTCTCTATCGATTAATCAGCTCGAGACCCACGTGTCCTGTGCGTAACTtccaatgtttatttatttcttgcaaACACCATTTGATTCACAAAAcctcgattttttttattttttgcaactTATACACCGTATAACTACCATATCCTTCAGTTACATAACGAAATATGCCACTagcattgaattaaaatttgtataagcACTTGATTATTCACAATGACTTTTCGATATCGAATTAGAAGAAATAGAACAAGTTCACAGATGTTCAATAATGCTATTCACAAAATTAGCATCTCTCATTCCAGCAAGGAATAGGTGATACAATTTTGGAATATGATTAatcaataatttgaaatttttaatcacACACAATAACAAAAACGCTTCCCAATGGTACAAGTCGAGAAGTaaacaaagattttatattattattattcagcaTATTCAAAGGTCAACGAAAAGAGACAGATAATACCGATATGCACAAAAAGAAAAGAGATAGACTGAATGTTTTTGCACATGC includes these proteins:
- the REPTOR gene encoding uncharacterized protein REPTOR, with protein sequence MSDSIYTHEFLLEPGVEIKQESLPPFELGPMSASVPIPQRRTDLGDFSCDLDLCLQDSLAGSFHNVPTMQYNKLAFDSENSKMEILNKMDDDDIFQVDKADLISGPTLAELNANPDTLLEDLNFEDLLLPEENGYCVQIGGVMSGSHHNTIQLSNPMVAESPCSPYSRAQLAFSPSSQHSSASSSFAQPVNQLPELLMRLDGYGGEIALGQSVPASTVLPPFPSSIKPQQAQLSSSAPTHLTMEQIWQRREPRKHLLSTSSLAEAGSASSLSGGLLSPVTGDFSQDEDDRDVESDEDSDRYEDLSSDESNDESESKQARNAAKKEKFFWQYNVQAKGPKGQRLVLQKKSEDPHVLNSVTDPVFSPNCSVRGIKHSGKARKGDGNDLTPNPRKLYLIGKELDNLGKVINDMIPVSELPFNIRPKTRKEKNKLASRACRLKKKAQHEANKLKLYGLQQEHKRLLSGINKMKQLLGNRVTNPQNNVDWSAHLQNIVTTATEVKIAGKTSEFVNKILDNVKSGQGNGGLIDI